A single region of the Terriglobales bacterium genome encodes:
- a CDS encoding MJ1255/VC2487 family glycosyltransferase: MANILYGVNGEGAGHSTRSREVLSHLKERGHNLHVVSFDRGLKNLSEEFEVTEIHGFRFAYVNNQVRYQRTLARNLIAGPRALASLRRLLRLMDQWRIDLVVTDFEPLSCAAGRHKRLPVISIDNQHCLTNARITYPRRYAADAAAAKLVTRLMTPGADAYLVISFFEAPLRDRKRTFLFPPILRQEVLRARPTTGEHVLVYVTSPSRDLVRVLRQAPAGFVCYGFERDGRDGNLVFKKPSLDTFLADLVSCRAIIANSGFSLVSEALHLGKPYLAVPVKRQFEQVFNAYYLEKTGYGAFGERLDEERVGEFLSRLDQYRARLAAYPRQDNSALLAKLDALIAASVPRLHGATAL, from the coding sequence ATGGCCAACATCCTCTACGGAGTCAACGGCGAAGGCGCCGGGCACTCGACCCGCTCCCGCGAGGTGCTCTCGCATCTGAAGGAGCGCGGGCACAATCTCCACGTGGTCTCCTTCGACCGCGGGCTGAAGAACCTCTCAGAGGAGTTCGAGGTCACCGAGATCCACGGCTTCCGCTTCGCCTACGTCAACAACCAGGTCCGTTACCAGCGGACCCTGGCGCGCAACCTGATCGCCGGGCCGCGGGCGCTCGCCAGCCTGCGGCGGCTGCTCCGCCTGATGGACCAGTGGCGCATCGACCTGGTGGTCACCGATTTCGAGCCGCTCTCCTGCGCCGCCGGGCGCCATAAGCGGCTTCCCGTCATCTCCATCGACAACCAGCACTGCCTCACCAACGCCCGCATCACCTATCCCCGCCGCTACGCCGCCGATGCCGCCGCCGCCAAGCTCGTCACTCGCCTGATGACCCCGGGCGCCGACGCCTACCTGGTCATCTCGTTCTTCGAGGCTCCGCTCCGCGACCGGAAAAGGACCTTCCTCTTCCCGCCCATCCTGCGTCAGGAGGTGCTGCGGGCGCGTCCCACGACCGGCGAGCATGTGCTGGTTTACGTCACCTCGCCCTCCCGGGACCTGGTGCGCGTGTTGCGGCAGGCGCCGGCCGGCTTCGTCTGCTACGGCTTCGAGCGCGACGGCCGGGACGGCAACCTGGTCTTCAAGAAGCCTAGCCTGGACACCTTCCTCGCCGACCTCGTCTCCTGCCGCGCCATCATCGCCAACTCCGGATTCTCCCTGGTGAGCGAGGCCCTGCACCTTGGCAAGCCCTATCTCGCGGTCCCGGTGAAGCGCCAGTTCGAGCAGGTGTTCAACGCCTACTACCTGGAAAAGACCGGATACGGTGCGTTTGGCGAACGACTGGACGAGGAGCGCGTCGGCGAGTTCCTGTCGCGCCTGGACCAGTACCGCGCGCGGCTGGCGGCGTACCCGCGCCAGGACAATTCCGCCCTACTGGCCAAACTCGACGCGCTGATCGCCGCCTCCGTCCCCCGGCTGCACGGCGCCACCGCCCTATGA